The DNA segment CTTTGATATGGACTCTCATGCATACCAAAACTAAACCTACCATAAAACAGGATTAATTTCCAACATtcccccttaatcttgttttcttcacGTTAGAGTAGCACCGGGTGGTCATCCTCCTCTGCAGCCATAAACAACATATTCTCTGGTTTCTTTGACTCCTCGCATTTCCACTGGAAGTGCCCATAATCATTGCACTTGTAGCACCTCACTTTAGCCTTGTCGAATTTCTGATTCTTGCTGCCTCGTCCACCGCTATTGAAGTAGCCGTCACCACCATCCTTCTGCTCCTTAGCCCTCCATTGTTCTCGGGTGAGCAACAGATGCTTATCTCCATCCTTCTCCTTAGCTCTCCATCGGGCTTTAGTGAGCAACACATGCTCAGCATTGATGTCGACGTCGTTGTCGTTGCCGTGCAACCTTTCTTTGTACGCTTGGAGCCTGCCGAAGACCTCCTCAACTGTCATGGTCTCGAGGTCACCGAATTGCTTGATTGAAGCGACAATCTGCAAGAACTTATTTGGTGTGGCTCTGAGGATCTTCCTTACCACATACAAGTCCTCCATCTTGTCACTGAGCCCACAAATTGTGCTGACGATGGAATTCACCTTCATTGCGAAGTCGTCGACCGACTTCGTGCTCTTCATCCGCAA comes from the Phragmites australis chromosome 22, lpPhrAust1.1, whole genome shotgun sequence genome and includes:
- the LOC133905404 gene encoding uncharacterized protein LOC133905404, with the translated sequence MGDQDEGVHACTRRLDAVEHDDPKEKVDMKKDQIALTAIYQGIPEETLRVVLEKETSKEAWECIKMMPSDKMEDLYVVRKILRATPNKFLQIVASIKQFGDLETMTVEEVFGRLQAYKERLHGNDNDVDINAEHVLLTKARWRAKEKDGDKHLLLTREQWRAKEQKDGGDGYFNSGGRGSKNQKFDKAKVRCYKCNDYGHFQWKCEESKKPENMLFMAAEEDDHPVLL